A part of Magnetospirillum sp. ME-1 genomic DNA contains:
- a CDS encoding acyl-CoA carboxylase subunit beta, with product MHEIIQQLEEKREAARMGGGEKRIAAQHKRGKLTARERIELLLDPDSFEEWDMFKEHRCTDFGMDSEDNLIPGDGVVTGYGTINGRLVFVFSQDFTVFGGSLSAAHAEKICKIMDKAVQVGAPVIGLNDSGGARIQEGVDSLAGYAEVFQRNVMASGVVPQISMIMGPCAGGAVYSPAMTDYIFMVKDSSYMFVTGPDVVKTVTHETVTAEELGGAITHSTKSGVADLAFENDVEALLQLRRFMDFLPSSNREKPPVRPTNDGPERIETSLDTLIPDNPNKPYDMKELILKVVDEGDFFEVQPGYAGNIIVGFARMEGRTVGIVANQPMVLAGCLDISSSIKGARFVRFCDAFNIPLVTFVDVPGFLPGTSQEYGGIIKHGAKLLYAYAECTVPKITVITRKAYGGAYDVMSSKHLRGDVNFAWPTAEIAVMGPKGAVEIIFRGDIGDAEKIAARTEEYRQKFANPFIAGHRGFIDDVIMPRNTRKRICRSLAMLKDKDVKNPWRKHGNIPL from the coding sequence ATGCACGAAATCATTCAGCAGCTCGAGGAAAAGAGGGAAGCCGCCCGGATGGGCGGCGGCGAGAAGCGCATCGCCGCCCAGCACAAGCGCGGCAAGCTCACCGCGCGTGAGCGTATCGAGCTTCTTCTCGACCCCGATTCCTTCGAGGAATGGGACATGTTCAAGGAGCATCGCTGCACCGATTTCGGCATGGATTCCGAAGACAACCTGATCCCCGGCGACGGCGTGGTCACCGGCTACGGCACCATCAACGGCCGTCTGGTCTTCGTGTTCAGCCAGGACTTCACCGTGTTCGGCGGCTCGCTGTCGGCGGCCCATGCCGAGAAGATCTGCAAGATCATGGACAAGGCGGTGCAGGTCGGCGCCCCGGTCATCGGCCTCAATGATTCCGGGGGCGCCCGCATCCAGGAAGGCGTGGACTCGCTCGCCGGCTATGCCGAGGTGTTCCAGCGCAACGTCATGGCGTCCGGCGTAGTGCCCCAGATCTCCATGATCATGGGCCCGTGCGCCGGCGGCGCCGTGTACAGCCCGGCCATGACCGACTACATCTTCATGGTCAAGGACAGCTCGTACATGTTCGTGACCGGCCCGGACGTGGTCAAGACCGTCACCCACGAGACGGTGACCGCCGAGGAACTGGGCGGCGCCATCACCCATTCCACCAAGTCGGGCGTCGCCGATCTGGCCTTCGAGAACGACGTGGAGGCGCTGCTGCAACTGCGCCGCTTCATGGACTTCCTGCCCAGCTCCAACCGCGAGAAGCCCCCGGTGCGTCCCACCAATGACGGGCCGGAGCGCATCGAGACCAGCCTCGACACCCTGATCCCCGACAATCCCAACAAGCCCTACGACATGAAGGAGCTGATCCTCAAGGTCGTGGACGAGGGCGACTTCTTCGAGGTGCAGCCCGGCTACGCCGGCAACATCATCGTCGGCTTCGCCCGTATGGAAGGCCGCACGGTGGGCATCGTCGCCAACCAGCCCATGGTTCTGGCCGGCTGCCTGGACATCTCGTCCTCCATCAAGGGCGCCCGCTTCGTGCGCTTCTGCGACGCCTTCAACATTCCGCTGGTGACCTTCGTCGACGTGCCCGGCTTCCTGCCCGGCACCTCCCAGGAATACGGCGGCATCATCAAGCACGGCGCCAAGCTGCTCTATGCCTATGCCGAGTGCACGGTGCCCAAGATCACCGTCATCACCCGCAAGGCTTACGGCGGCGCCTATGACGTGATGAGCTCCAAGCATCTGCGCGGCGACGTCAACTTCGCCTGGCCGACCGCCGAGATCGCGGTGATGGGCCCCAAGGGCGCGGTGGAGATCATCTTCCGCGGCGATATCGGCGACGCCGAGAAGATCGCGGCCCGCACCGAGGAATACCGCCAGAAGTTCGCCAATCCCTTCATCGCCGGCCATCGCGGCTTCATCGACGACGTCATCATGCCCCGCAACACCAGGAAGCGCATCTGCCGCTCGCTGGCCATGCTGAAGGACAAGGACGTCAAGAATCCGTGGCGCAAGCACGGCAACATTCCGCTGTAA
- a CDS encoding acetyl-CoA carboxylase biotin carboxylase subunit has translation MFSKILIANRGEIACRVIKTARKMGIKTVAVYSDADKDALHVSMADEAVHIGPAASAQSYLVVDKIVDACKQTGAQAVHPGYGFLSEKREFQEALAKAGIAFIGPDAHAIFAMGDKIESKKLAREAGVNTVPGYLGVIKDADEAVKIAKEIGYPVMLKASAGGGGKGMRLAWNDAEAHEGFISATNEAKSSFGDDRVFVEKFIEQPRHIEIQVLADGQGTVLYLGERECSIQRRHQKVIEEAPSPFLTPETRKAMGEQACALARIVNYKSAGTVEFIVGGATGEFYFLEMNTRLQVEHPVTEMITGLDLVEQMIRVAYGEKLSITQDDVKLNGWSMEARVYAEDPFRNFLPSTGRLTRYQPPAESQHVRVDTGVYEGGEISMFYDPMIAKLITYGPTRDAAIAHMRQALDEYYIRGLSHNIPFLASLFSKERFVKGQLTTNFIAEEYANGFHANDLPADDPTVLIAVAAAANRRIAERDIRISGQFPGHEMKAGDEWVVVMSGQYHDIAVRPAENGYAVTVGGETVDVKTDWQIGEPLFRAVIDGRPVAVQIERAGSGLRLAHAGSRADVLVLTPHAAKMNKLMPFKAPPDMSKYLLSPMPGLLVKLLVEEGQEVKAGEALAVVEAMKMENILKAERDAKVAKVHAAAGDSLAVDQKIIEFAS, from the coding sequence ATGTTTTCCAAGATTCTGATCGCCAACCGCGGCGAAATCGCCTGCCGCGTCATCAAGACCGCGCGCAAGATGGGCATCAAGACGGTGGCGGTGTATTCCGACGCCGACAAGGACGCCCTTCACGTCTCCATGGCCGACGAGGCCGTGCATATCGGCCCCGCCGCCTCGGCCCAGTCCTATCTGGTGGTCGACAAGATCGTCGACGCCTGCAAGCAGACCGGCGCCCAGGCCGTCCATCCCGGCTACGGCTTCCTGTCCGAGAAGCGCGAGTTCCAGGAGGCCCTGGCCAAGGCGGGCATCGCCTTCATCGGCCCCGACGCCCACGCCATCTTCGCCATGGGCGACAAGATCGAGTCCAAGAAGCTGGCCCGCGAAGCCGGCGTCAACACCGTCCCCGGTTACCTGGGCGTGATCAAGGACGCCGACGAGGCGGTGAAGATCGCCAAGGAAATCGGCTATCCCGTCATGCTGAAGGCCTCGGCCGGCGGCGGCGGCAAGGGCATGCGCCTGGCCTGGAACGACGCCGAGGCCCACGAGGGCTTCATCTCGGCCACCAACGAGGCCAAGTCGTCCTTCGGCGACGACCGCGTCTTCGTGGAAAAGTTCATCGAGCAGCCCCGCCACATCGAGATCCAGGTCCTGGCCGACGGCCAGGGCACGGTGCTGTACCTGGGCGAGCGCGAATGCTCGATCCAGCGCCGCCACCAGAAGGTGATCGAAGAGGCCCCGTCGCCCTTCCTGACGCCCGAGACCCGCAAGGCCATGGGCGAGCAGGCCTGTGCGCTCGCCCGCATCGTCAACTACAAGTCGGCCGGCACGGTGGAGTTCATCGTCGGCGGCGCCACCGGCGAGTTCTACTTCCTGGAGATGAACACCCGCCTGCAGGTGGAGCATCCGGTCACCGAGATGATCACCGGCCTGGATCTGGTGGAGCAGATGATCCGCGTCGCCTATGGCGAGAAGCTCTCCATCACCCAGGACGACGTCAAGCTGAACGGCTGGTCCATGGAGGCCCGCGTCTACGCCGAGGACCCCTTCCGCAACTTCCTGCCCTCCACCGGCCGTCTCACCCGCTACCAGCCGCCGGCCGAAAGCCAGCACGTGCGCGTCGACACCGGCGTCTACGAGGGCGGCGAGATCAGCATGTTCTACGATCCCATGATCGCCAAGCTGATCACCTACGGCCCGACCCGCGACGCCGCCATCGCCCATATGCGTCAGGCGCTGGACGAGTACTACATCCGCGGCCTGTCCCACAACATCCCGTTCCTGGCCTCGCTGTTCTCCAAGGAGCGCTTCGTCAAGGGCCAGCTCACCACCAACTTCATCGCCGAGGAATACGCCAACGGCTTCCACGCCAACGACCTGCCGGCCGACGACCCGACCGTGCTGATCGCCGTGGCGGCCGCCGCCAACCGCCGCATCGCCGAGCGCGACATCCGCATCTCCGGCCAGTTCCCCGGCCACGAGATGAAGGCGGGCGACGAGTGGGTGGTGGTGATGAGCGGCCAGTACCACGACATCGCCGTGCGCCCGGCCGAGAACGGCTATGCCGTGACCGTCGGCGGCGAGACGGTGGACGTCAAGACCGACTGGCAGATCGGCGAGCCCCTGTTCCGCGCCGTGATCGACGGCCGCCCGGTGGCGGTGCAGATCGAGCGGGCCGGGTCCGGCCTGCGCCTGGCCCATGCCGGGTCGCGCGCCGACGTGCTGGTGCTCACTCCGCACGCCGCCAAGATGAACAAGCTGATGCCCTTCAAGGCGCCGCCGGACATGAGCAAGTATCTGCTCTCGCCCATGCCCGGCCTGCTGGTCAAGCTGCTGGTCGAGGAAGGCCAGGAGGTCAAGGCCGGCGAAGCCCTGGCGGTGGTCGAGGCCATGAAAATGGAAAACATCCTGAAGGCCGAGCGTGACGCCAAGGTGGCCAAGGTCCATGCGGCGGCGGGCGACTCGCTGGCGGTGGACCAGAAGATCATCGAGTTCGCCTCATGA